One window from the genome of Macaca fascicularis isolate 582-1 chromosome 7, T2T-MFA8v1.1 encodes:
- the PLEKHG3 gene encoding pleckstrin homology domain-containing family G member 3 isoform X3, producing the protein MDSLGKQAARAEGQQNLPGVPSPGSNARMPVSTSLHQDGSQERPVSLTSTTSSSGSSRDSRSAMEEPSGSEAPSENGAGSPRDRHLPNSNNNSSSWLNVKGPLSPFNSRAAAGSAHHKLSYLGRVVREIVETERMYVQDLRSIVEDYLLKIIDTPGLLKPEQVSALFGNIENIYALNSQLLRDLDSCNSDPVAVASCFVERSQEFDIYTQYCNNYPNSVAALTECMRDKQQAKFFRDRQELLQHSLPLGSYLLKPVQRILKYHLLLQEIAKHFDEEEDGFEVVEDAIDTMTCVAWYINDMKRRHEHAVRLQEIQSLLINWKGPDLTTYGELVLEGTFRVHRVRNERTFFLFDKTLLITKKRGDHFVYKGNIPCSSLMLIESTRDSLCFTVTHYKHSKQQYSIQAKTVEEKRNWTHHIKRLILENHHATIPQKAKEAILEMDSYYPNRYRYSPERLKKAWSSQDEVSTHVRQGRRQSEPTKHLLRQLNEKARAAGMKHAGSAGTLLDFGQPSRARGLQPEAEGAAQEEEEEEEEVVEEEEEEEEEQAFQVSLEDLTGHEGNEKGAGPKPPGSEEEEEEQEESLAVAEQVADFASSLLAALHCWHYRANALLFSRGAMGKGRRESEGSRSSRRPSGPSPTSAEKRMSFESVSSLPEVEPDPEAGSEQEVFAAVEGPSAEEMPSDTESAEVLETPLDAHQGLLGMDPPGDMVGFVAAESTEDLKALSSEEEEEMGGAAQEPESLLPPSVLDQASVIAERFVSSFSRRSSVAQEDSKSSGFGSPRLVSRSSSVLSLEGSEKGLARRGSATDSLSCQLSPEVDISVGGATEDSPSVNGMESPSPGCPVEPDWSSCKKKESALSTRDRLLLDKIKSYYENAEHHDAGFSVRRRESLSYIPKGLVRNSVSRFNSLPRPDPEPVPPVGRKRQVGSRPTSWALFELPGPSQAGKGDPPPISDAEFRPSSEIVKIWEGMESSRGSPGKGPSQGQANGFDLHEPLFILEEHELGAITEESATASPESSSPTEGRSPAHLARELKELVKELSSSTQGELVVPLHPRIVQLSHVMDSHVSERVKNKVYQLARQYSLRIKSNKPVMARPPLQWEKAAPERNGKSPTVPCLQEEAGEPLGGKGKRKPVLSLFDYEQLMAQEHSPPKPSSARETSPQRFSFNPSAVSQRTTSPGGRLSARSPRSPTETFSWPDVRELCSKYASRDEARRAGGGGPCGPPVNRSHSVPENMVEPPLSARVGRCRSLSTKRGRGGGEAARSPGPLPQSKQDGGETLYVTADLTLEDNRRVIVMEKGPLPGPTAGLEESSGQGPSSPRALLGQGQDFQQSAECRLKEEGPRDPADPSQQGRVRNLREKFQALNSVG; encoded by the exons AATCTCCCTGGGGTGCCCTCCCCAGGCAGCAATGCCAGGATGCCCGTGtccacctccctccaccaggATGGCAGCCAGGAGCGGCCGGTGAGCCTGACCTCTACCACCTCCTCGTCGGGCTCCTCCCGTGACAGTCGCAGTGCCATGGAGGAGCCCAGCGGCTCCGAGGCTCCCTCTGAGAATGGGGCAGGCTCCCCAAGAGACCGGCATCTCCCCAATAGCAACAACAACTCCAGCAGCTGGTTGAACGTGAAGGGGCCCCTCTCCCCATTCAACAGCCGGGCGGCGGCGGGGTCTGCGCACCACAAGCTCAGCTACCTGGGCCGAGTGGTGCGGGAGATCGTGGAGACAGAGCGCATGTATGTGCAGGACCTGCGCAGCATCGTGGAG GACTACCTCTTGAAGATCATCGACACGCCCGGGCTGCTGAAGCCAGAACAGGTCAGCGCCCTCTTTGGGAACATAGAAAACATCTACGCACTGAACAG CCAGCTCCTCAGAGACCTGGACAGCTGCAATAGTGACCCCGTGGCTGTGGCCAGCTGCTTTGTGGAAAGG AGCCAAGAGTTTGATATCTACACCCAGTATTGCAACAATTACCCCAA CTCCGTGGCCGCCCTGACGGAATGCATGAGGGACAAGCAGCAGGCCAAGTTCTTTCGGGACCGGCAGGAGCTGCTGCAGCACTCACTGCCCTTGGGCTCCTACCTGCTGAAGCCGGTCCAGCGCATCCTCAAGTACCACCTGCTGCTGCAG GAAATTGCCAAGCATTTTGATGAAGAAGAGGATGGCTTTGAGGTGGTGGAGGATGCCATTGACACCATGACCTGTGTGGCCTGGTACATCAACGACATGAAAAGGAGGCATGAGCATGCAGTCCGGCTCCAG gagATTCAGTCACTTCTCATCAACTGGAAGGGGCCCGACCTGACCACCTACGGGGAGCTTGTCCTGGAGGGCACGTTCCGCGTGCATCGAGTGCGCAATGAAAGGACCTTTTTCCTCTTTGACAAAACACTGCTTATCACCAAGAAGCGGGGCGATCACTTTGTCTACAAGGGCAACATCCCG TGCTCCTCCCTGATGCTGATCGAAAGCACCAGAGACTCCCTATGCTTCACTGTCACCCACTACAAGCACAGCAAGCAGCAGTACAGCATCCAG GCCAAGACAGTGGAGGAGAAACGGAACTGGACTCACCACATCAAGAGGCTCATCCTAGAGAACCACCATGCCACCATTCCCCAGAAG GCCAAGGAAGCCATCTTGGAAATGGATTCCTATT ATCCCAATCGGTACCGCTACAGCCCAGAGCGGCTGAAGAAGGCTTGGTCCTCCCAGGATGAGGTGTCCACCCATGTGCGCCAGGGGCGCCGGCAGTCTG AGCCAACCAAACACCTGCTCAGGCAACTCAACGAGAAAG CCCGAGCAGCAGGAATGAAG CATGCAGGCAGTGCTGGCACCCTCCTGGACTTTGGGCAGCCCTCTCGTGCTCGGGGCCTGCAGCCAGAGGCTGAAGGGGCtgcccaggaggaggaagaggaagaggaggaggtggtggaggaggaggaggaggaggaggaagagcaggccTTTCAGGTCTCTCTGGAGGACCTGACAGGGCATGAAGGCAACGAGAAAGGGGCTGGGCCGAAGCCCCCAGgctcagaggaggaggaggaggagcaggaggagagccTGGCGGTGGCGGAGCAGGTAGCTGACTTTGCCAGCTCCCTGCTGGCCGCCCTCCACTGCTGGCACTATCGGGCCAACGCTTTACTTTTCTCCCGGGGCGCTATG GGAAAGGGGCGCAGGGAGTCTGAAGGCTCCAGGAGCAGCAGAAGGCCCAGTGGTCCGTCTCCAACCAGTGCTGAGAAGCGCATGAGCTTCGAGTCCGTTTCTTCCCTGCCAGAG GTTGAGCCGGACCCTGAGGCTGGGAGTGAGCAAGAGGTATTTGCTGCTGTGGAAGGGCCCAGTGCCGAGGAGATGCCCTCAGACACAGAATCTGCAGAAGTCCTGGAGACACCGCTTGACGCCCACCAGGGGCTTCTGGGGATGGATCCCCCGGGTGACATGGTGGGCTTCGTGGCGGCTGAGAGCACTGAGGACCTTAAGGCCCTGAGcagtgaggaggaagaagaaatgggGGGTGCCGCCCAGGAGCCTGAAAGCCTTCTGCCACCCTCCGTGCTGGACCAGGCCAGTGTCATTGCGGAGCGGTTTGTTAGCAGCTTCTCTCGGCGGAGCAGCGTGGCACAGGAGGACAGCAAGTCCAGTGGCTTTGGGAGCCCACGGCTGGTCAGCCGGAGCAGCAGCGTGCTcagcctggagggcagtgagAAGGGCCTGGCGCGGCGTGGCAGTGCCACAGACTCCCTCAGCTGTCAGCTCTCCCCAGAAGTGGACATCAGTGTGGGGGGGGCCACAGAGGACAGCCCTTCTGTCAATGGGATGGAGTCCCCAAGCCCAGGCTGCCCAGTGGAGCCCGACTGGTCTTCCTGCAAGAAGAAGGAATCAGCGCTCTCCACCCGAGACCGGCTGTTGCTAGACAAGATTAAGAGCTATTATGAAAATGCAGAACACCACGATGCGGGCTTCAGTGTCCGTCGCCGGGAGAGCCTCTCCTACATCCCCAAAGGACTGGTAAGAAACTCCGTCTCCAGATTCAACAGCCTTCCTCGGCCAGACCCAGAGCCAGTACCTCCAGTGGGGCGCAAGAGACAGGTGGGCTCCCGGCCGACTTCGTGGGCCCTGTTTGAGCTCCCAGGACCAAGCCAGGCAGGCAAAGGGGACCCACCTCCCATCTCAGATGCTGAGTTCCGCCCATCATCAGAAATTGTGAAGATCTGGGAGGGAATGGAGTCTTCTAGGGGGAGCCCTGGGAAGGGGCCCAGCCAGGGCCAGGCCAATGGCTTTGACCTGCATGAGCCACTCTTCATCCTGGAGGAGCATGAGCTGGGAGCCATCACGGAGGAGTCAGCCACTGCCTCTCCGGAAAGTTCCTCTCCCACTGAGGGGCGCAGCCCAGCCCACCTGGCCCGGGAGCTGAAAGAGCTGGTGAAGGAGCTGAGCAGCAGTACCCAGGGGGAGCTGGTGGTCCCACTGCACCCCCGCATCGTGCAGCTCTCCCATGTAATGGACAGCCACGTGAGCGAGCGCGTCAAGAACAAGGTCTACCAGCTGGCCCGCCAGTACAGCCTCCGAATCAAGAGCAACAAGCCAGTGATGGCCAGGCCACCACTGCAGTGGGAAAAGGCGGCCCCTGAGAGGAACGGGAAGAGCCCCACTGTGCCCTGTCTACAGGAAGAGGCTGGAGAGCCATTAGGTGGCAAAG GTAAGAGGAAGCCAGTGCTGTCTCTCTTCGACTACGAGCAGCTGATGGCCCAGGAGCACAGCCCTCCCAAGCCCTCCTCGGCTAGGGAGACATCGCCACAGCGTTTCTCCTTCAACCCGTCTGCTGTCAGCCAGAGGACCACCTCGCCTGGGGGCCGGCTCTCTGCCCGGAGCCCCCGCAGCCCCACGGAGACCTTCAGCTGGCCTGACGTCCGAGAGCTCTGCTCCAAGTACGCCTCCCGCGATGAGGCACGCCGAGCAGGGGGTGGCGGGCCCTGTGGCCCACCCGTCAACAGGAGCCACTCGGTGCCGGAGAACATGGTGGAGCCGCCTCTGTCGGCCAGGGTGGGCCGCTGCCGCAGCCTGAGCACCAAGAGGGGCCGGGGAGGCGGAGAGGCTGCCCGATCCCCTGGGCCTCTGCCCCAGAGCAAGCAGGACGGAGGCGAGACCCTGTATGTCACTGCAGACCTCACCCTTGAGGACAACCGGCGGGTGATTGTCATGGAGAAGGGACCCCTTCCCGGCCCCACGGCGGGGCTAGAGGAGAGCAGTGGTCAGGGACCAAGCTCGCCGCGGGCCCtgctggggcagggccaggacttCCAGCAGTCTGCAGAGTGTCGGCTGAAGGAAGAGGGTCCCAGGGACCCGGCAGACCCGAGCCAGCAGGGTAGAGTGAGAAACCTCAGAGAGAAGTTCCAGGCCTTGAACTCTGTTGGTTGA
- the PLEKHG3 gene encoding pleckstrin homology domain-containing family G member 3 isoform X4, which yields MGALLRKANLPGVPSPGSNARMPVSTSLHQDGSQERPVSLTSTTSSSGSSRDSRSAMEEPSGSEAPSENGAGSPRDRHLPNSNNNSSSWLNVKGPLSPFNSRAAAGSAHHKLSYLGRVVREIVETERMYVQDLRSIVEDYLLKIIDTPGLLKPEQVSALFGNIENIYALNSQLLRDLDSCNSDPVAVASCFVERSQEFDIYTQYCNNYPNSVAALTECMRDKQQAKFFRDRQELLQHSLPLGSYLLKPVQRILKYHLLLQEIAKHFDEEEDGFEVVEDAIDTMTCVAWYINDMKRRHEHAVRLQEIQSLLINWKGPDLTTYGELVLEGTFRVHRVRNERTFFLFDKTLLITKKRGDHFVYKGNIPCSSLMLIESTRDSLCFTVTHYKHSKQQYSIQAKTVEEKRNWTHHIKRLILENHHATIPQKAKEAILEMDSYYPNRYRYSPERLKKAWSSQDEVSTHVRQGRRQSEPTKHLLRQLNEKARAAGMKHAGSAGTLLDFGQPSRARGLQPEAEGAAQEEEEEEEEVVEEEEEEEEEQAFQVSLEDLTGHEGNEKGAGPKPPGSEEEEEEQEESLAVAEQVADFASSLLAALHCWHYRANALLFSRGAMGKGRRESEGSRSSRRPSGPSPTSAEKRMSFESVSSLPEVEPDPEAGSEQEVFAAVEGPSAEEMPSDTESAEVLETPLDAHQGLLGMDPPGDMVGFVAAESTEDLKALSSEEEEEMGGAAQEPESLLPPSVLDQASVIAERFVSSFSRRSSVAQEDSKSSGFGSPRLVSRSSSVLSLEGSEKGLARRGSATDSLSCQLSPEVDISVGGATEDSPSVNGMESPSPGCPVEPDWSSCKKKESALSTRDRLLLDKIKSYYENAEHHDAGFSVRRRESLSYIPKGLVRNSVSRFNSLPRPDPEPVPPVGRKRQVGSRPTSWALFELPGPSQAGKGDPPPISDAEFRPSSEIVKIWEGMESSRGSPGKGPSQGQANGFDLHEPLFILEEHELGAITEESATASPESSSPTEGRSPAHLARELKELVKELSSSTQGELVVPLHPRIVQLSHVMDSHVSERVKNKVYQLARQYSLRIKSNKPVMARPPLQWEKAAPERNGKSPTVPCLQEEAGEPLGGKGKRKPVLSLFDYEQLMAQEHSPPKPSSARETSPQRFSFNPSAVSQRTTSPGGRLSARSPRSPTETFSWPDVRELCSKYASRDEARRAGGGGPCGPPVNRSHSVPENMVEPPLSARVGRCRSLSTKRGRGGGEAARSPGPLPQSKQDGGETLYVTADLTLEDNRRVIVMEKGPLPGPTAGLEESSGQGPSSPRALLGQGQDFQQSAECRLKEEGPRDPADPSQQGRVRNLREKFQALNSVG from the exons AATCTCCCTGGGGTGCCCTCCCCAGGCAGCAATGCCAGGATGCCCGTGtccacctccctccaccaggATGGCAGCCAGGAGCGGCCGGTGAGCCTGACCTCTACCACCTCCTCGTCGGGCTCCTCCCGTGACAGTCGCAGTGCCATGGAGGAGCCCAGCGGCTCCGAGGCTCCCTCTGAGAATGGGGCAGGCTCCCCAAGAGACCGGCATCTCCCCAATAGCAACAACAACTCCAGCAGCTGGTTGAACGTGAAGGGGCCCCTCTCCCCATTCAACAGCCGGGCGGCGGCGGGGTCTGCGCACCACAAGCTCAGCTACCTGGGCCGAGTGGTGCGGGAGATCGTGGAGACAGAGCGCATGTATGTGCAGGACCTGCGCAGCATCGTGGAG GACTACCTCTTGAAGATCATCGACACGCCCGGGCTGCTGAAGCCAGAACAGGTCAGCGCCCTCTTTGGGAACATAGAAAACATCTACGCACTGAACAG CCAGCTCCTCAGAGACCTGGACAGCTGCAATAGTGACCCCGTGGCTGTGGCCAGCTGCTTTGTGGAAAGG AGCCAAGAGTTTGATATCTACACCCAGTATTGCAACAATTACCCCAA CTCCGTGGCCGCCCTGACGGAATGCATGAGGGACAAGCAGCAGGCCAAGTTCTTTCGGGACCGGCAGGAGCTGCTGCAGCACTCACTGCCCTTGGGCTCCTACCTGCTGAAGCCGGTCCAGCGCATCCTCAAGTACCACCTGCTGCTGCAG GAAATTGCCAAGCATTTTGATGAAGAAGAGGATGGCTTTGAGGTGGTGGAGGATGCCATTGACACCATGACCTGTGTGGCCTGGTACATCAACGACATGAAAAGGAGGCATGAGCATGCAGTCCGGCTCCAG gagATTCAGTCACTTCTCATCAACTGGAAGGGGCCCGACCTGACCACCTACGGGGAGCTTGTCCTGGAGGGCACGTTCCGCGTGCATCGAGTGCGCAATGAAAGGACCTTTTTCCTCTTTGACAAAACACTGCTTATCACCAAGAAGCGGGGCGATCACTTTGTCTACAAGGGCAACATCCCG TGCTCCTCCCTGATGCTGATCGAAAGCACCAGAGACTCCCTATGCTTCACTGTCACCCACTACAAGCACAGCAAGCAGCAGTACAGCATCCAG GCCAAGACAGTGGAGGAGAAACGGAACTGGACTCACCACATCAAGAGGCTCATCCTAGAGAACCACCATGCCACCATTCCCCAGAAG GCCAAGGAAGCCATCTTGGAAATGGATTCCTATT ATCCCAATCGGTACCGCTACAGCCCAGAGCGGCTGAAGAAGGCTTGGTCCTCCCAGGATGAGGTGTCCACCCATGTGCGCCAGGGGCGCCGGCAGTCTG AGCCAACCAAACACCTGCTCAGGCAACTCAACGAGAAAG CCCGAGCAGCAGGAATGAAG CATGCAGGCAGTGCTGGCACCCTCCTGGACTTTGGGCAGCCCTCTCGTGCTCGGGGCCTGCAGCCAGAGGCTGAAGGGGCtgcccaggaggaggaagaggaagaggaggaggtggtggaggaggaggaggaggaggaggaagagcaggccTTTCAGGTCTCTCTGGAGGACCTGACAGGGCATGAAGGCAACGAGAAAGGGGCTGGGCCGAAGCCCCCAGgctcagaggaggaggaggaggagcaggaggagagccTGGCGGTGGCGGAGCAGGTAGCTGACTTTGCCAGCTCCCTGCTGGCCGCCCTCCACTGCTGGCACTATCGGGCCAACGCTTTACTTTTCTCCCGGGGCGCTATG GGAAAGGGGCGCAGGGAGTCTGAAGGCTCCAGGAGCAGCAGAAGGCCCAGTGGTCCGTCTCCAACCAGTGCTGAGAAGCGCATGAGCTTCGAGTCCGTTTCTTCCCTGCCAGAG GTTGAGCCGGACCCTGAGGCTGGGAGTGAGCAAGAGGTATTTGCTGCTGTGGAAGGGCCCAGTGCCGAGGAGATGCCCTCAGACACAGAATCTGCAGAAGTCCTGGAGACACCGCTTGACGCCCACCAGGGGCTTCTGGGGATGGATCCCCCGGGTGACATGGTGGGCTTCGTGGCGGCTGAGAGCACTGAGGACCTTAAGGCCCTGAGcagtgaggaggaagaagaaatgggGGGTGCCGCCCAGGAGCCTGAAAGCCTTCTGCCACCCTCCGTGCTGGACCAGGCCAGTGTCATTGCGGAGCGGTTTGTTAGCAGCTTCTCTCGGCGGAGCAGCGTGGCACAGGAGGACAGCAAGTCCAGTGGCTTTGGGAGCCCACGGCTGGTCAGCCGGAGCAGCAGCGTGCTcagcctggagggcagtgagAAGGGCCTGGCGCGGCGTGGCAGTGCCACAGACTCCCTCAGCTGTCAGCTCTCCCCAGAAGTGGACATCAGTGTGGGGGGGGCCACAGAGGACAGCCCTTCTGTCAATGGGATGGAGTCCCCAAGCCCAGGCTGCCCAGTGGAGCCCGACTGGTCTTCCTGCAAGAAGAAGGAATCAGCGCTCTCCACCCGAGACCGGCTGTTGCTAGACAAGATTAAGAGCTATTATGAAAATGCAGAACACCACGATGCGGGCTTCAGTGTCCGTCGCCGGGAGAGCCTCTCCTACATCCCCAAAGGACTGGTAAGAAACTCCGTCTCCAGATTCAACAGCCTTCCTCGGCCAGACCCAGAGCCAGTACCTCCAGTGGGGCGCAAGAGACAGGTGGGCTCCCGGCCGACTTCGTGGGCCCTGTTTGAGCTCCCAGGACCAAGCCAGGCAGGCAAAGGGGACCCACCTCCCATCTCAGATGCTGAGTTCCGCCCATCATCAGAAATTGTGAAGATCTGGGAGGGAATGGAGTCTTCTAGGGGGAGCCCTGGGAAGGGGCCCAGCCAGGGCCAGGCCAATGGCTTTGACCTGCATGAGCCACTCTTCATCCTGGAGGAGCATGAGCTGGGAGCCATCACGGAGGAGTCAGCCACTGCCTCTCCGGAAAGTTCCTCTCCCACTGAGGGGCGCAGCCCAGCCCACCTGGCCCGGGAGCTGAAAGAGCTGGTGAAGGAGCTGAGCAGCAGTACCCAGGGGGAGCTGGTGGTCCCACTGCACCCCCGCATCGTGCAGCTCTCCCATGTAATGGACAGCCACGTGAGCGAGCGCGTCAAGAACAAGGTCTACCAGCTGGCCCGCCAGTACAGCCTCCGAATCAAGAGCAACAAGCCAGTGATGGCCAGGCCACCACTGCAGTGGGAAAAGGCGGCCCCTGAGAGGAACGGGAAGAGCCCCACTGTGCCCTGTCTACAGGAAGAGGCTGGAGAGCCATTAGGTGGCAAAG GTAAGAGGAAGCCAGTGCTGTCTCTCTTCGACTACGAGCAGCTGATGGCCCAGGAGCACAGCCCTCCCAAGCCCTCCTCGGCTAGGGAGACATCGCCACAGCGTTTCTCCTTCAACCCGTCTGCTGTCAGCCAGAGGACCACCTCGCCTGGGGGCCGGCTCTCTGCCCGGAGCCCCCGCAGCCCCACGGAGACCTTCAGCTGGCCTGACGTCCGAGAGCTCTGCTCCAAGTACGCCTCCCGCGATGAGGCACGCCGAGCAGGGGGTGGCGGGCCCTGTGGCCCACCCGTCAACAGGAGCCACTCGGTGCCGGAGAACATGGTGGAGCCGCCTCTGTCGGCCAGGGTGGGCCGCTGCCGCAGCCTGAGCACCAAGAGGGGCCGGGGAGGCGGAGAGGCTGCCCGATCCCCTGGGCCTCTGCCCCAGAGCAAGCAGGACGGAGGCGAGACCCTGTATGTCACTGCAGACCTCACCCTTGAGGACAACCGGCGGGTGATTGTCATGGAGAAGGGACCCCTTCCCGGCCCCACGGCGGGGCTAGAGGAGAGCAGTGGTCAGGGACCAAGCTCGCCGCGGGCCCtgctggggcagggccaggacttCCAGCAGTCTGCAGAGTGTCGGCTGAAGGAAGAGGGTCCCAGGGACCCGGCAGACCCGAGCCAGCAGGGTAGAGTGAGAAACCTCAGAGAGAAGTTCCAGGCCTTGAACTCTGTTGGTTGA